Proteins encoded together in one Chelonoidis abingdonii isolate Lonesome George chromosome 1, CheloAbing_2.0, whole genome shotgun sequence window:
- the KCNJ15 gene encoding ATP-sensitive inward rectifier potassium channel 15, with product MGTTQINMSGTSLINSIISADLKTHRPRVMSKSGHSNVRIDKIDGIYLLYLQDLWTTVIDMKWRYKLTLFAATFVMTWFLFGVIYYVIALLHGDLERDHFPPKHMPCVKEVNSLTGAFLFSLESQTTIGYGFRFITEECPHAIFLLVAQLVITTLIEIFITGTFLAKIARPKKRAETIKFSHCAVITKHNGELCLVIRVANMRKSLLIQCQLSGKLLQTYETKEGERILLNQASVKFHVDSSSESPFLILPLTFYHILDESSPLRDLTPQNLKEKDFELVVLLNATVESTSAVCQSRTSYIPEEIHWGYEFVPVVSLSQNGKYVADFSQFEQIRRSVDSTFYSMDSEKQKLEERYRQEDERERGLRTILLQQSNV from the coding sequence ATGGGCACCACTCAAATCAATATGTCAGGTACCTCACTCATTAACAGTATCATCAGTGCTGACCTCAAGACACATAGACCCCGGGTGATGTCCAAAAGTGGTCACAGCAATGTGAGGATTGACAAAATAGATGGTATATACCTGCTTTACCTTCAAGATTTGTGGACAACGGTTATAGACATGAAGTGGAGATACAAACTTACCCTGTTTGCTGCTACTTTTGTGATGACCTGGTTCCTCTTTGGAGTTATCTATTATGTCATTGCATTGCTTCATGGAGATTTAGAAAGGGATCATTTCCCCCCCAAACATATGCCTTGTGTCAAGGAAGTAAATTCACTAACTGGggcatttctcttttctttggaGTCACAGACAACTATTGGTTATGGCTTTCGTTTCATCACAGAGGAGTGCCCTCATGCCATATTCCTCCTGGTTGCTCAGCTGGTCATCACAACCTTGATTGAGATCTTTATCACTGGTACCTTCTTGGCCAAAATTGCAAGACCTAAAAAACGGGCTGAGACTATTAAGTTCAGTCATTGTGCTGTAATTACCAAACACAATGGAGAGCTTTGCCTTGTGATCAGAGTGGCAAATATGAGGAAGAGTCTTCTGATTCAGTGTCAGCTTTCTGGGAAACTTCTTCAAACCTATGAAACCAAAGAAGGGGAAAGGATCCTGCTCAACCAAGCCAGTGTCAAATTCCATGTTGACTCCTCTTCAGAAAGTCCTTTTCTGATTTTACCTTTAACCTTTTACCATATATTGGATGAGAGTAGCCCTTTAAGAGATCTCACACCCCAAAACCTAAAAGAAAAGGATTTTGAACTGGTTGTCCTCTTGAATGCCACAGTAGAATCCACTAGTGCCGTCTGCCAAAGCAGAACTTCTTATATACCAGAGGAGATCCACTGGGGTTATGAGTTTGTGCCTgtggtttctctctctcaaaatggaaaatatgttGCTGATTTTAGTCAGTTTGAGCAAATCAGAAGAAGTGTAGACTCTACTTTTTATAGCATGGACTCTGAAAAACAGAAACTAGAAGAGAGATACAGACAggaagatgaaagagagagaggtctGAGAACAATATTGTTACAGCAAAGCAATGTGTGA